In Microbacterium maritypicum, the following are encoded in one genomic region:
- the nrdR gene encoding transcriptional regulator NrdR — translation MHCPFCRHPDSRVIDSRTSDDGLSIRRRRQCPECGGRFTTTETASLNVIKRSGVMEPFSREKVISGVRKACQGRPVTEADLAILAQRVEEAVRQTGVSQLDANEIGLAILGPLRELDEVAFLRFASVYQAFDSLEDFEAAITDLRADHTKQESAER, via the coding sequence ATGCACTGCCCCTTCTGTCGTCATCCCGACTCCCGTGTCATCGACTCGCGCACCAGCGACGACGGGCTGTCGATTAGACGCCGCCGCCAGTGCCCGGAATGCGGGGGCCGGTTCACCACGACCGAGACGGCGAGCCTCAACGTCATCAAGCGCTCCGGCGTCATGGAGCCGTTCAGCCGCGAGAAGGTCATCTCCGGCGTGCGCAAGGCCTGTCAGGGGCGGCCGGTGACCGAGGCCGACCTCGCGATCCTCGCGCAGCGTGTGGAGGAGGCCGTTCGCCAGACCGGTGTCTCGCAGCTCGACGCGAACGAGATCGGTCTCGCCATCCTGGGCCCGTTGCGTGAGCTCGACGAGGTCGCGTTCCTCCGCTTCGCCAGCGTCTACCAGGCGTTCGACTCGCTCGAGGACTTCGAGGCGGCGATCACCGATCTGCGGGCCGACCACACGAAGCAGGAGTCCGCGGAGCGGTAA
- a CDS encoding quinone-dependent dihydroorotate dehydrogenase, translated as MYPLLFRAVLSRFDPEFAHHAGMAVIRVLGVRPLSWATRAMTRPDPSLRVEALGLTFPSPFGIAAGFDKNAVGVRGLAALGFGHVEVGTLTAIPQEGNPKPRLFRLIADRAVINRMGFNNAGADAAARRLARLRRGAPDTVVGVNIGKSRVVDVENATADYVASATRLAPLADYLAVNVSSPNTPGLRGLQAVETLAPLLRAVKQASGATPLLVKIAPDLPDEEIAAIAQLAVAEGLAGIIANNTTISRDGLLSDAAKVEAAGAGGLSGAPLKRRSLEVLRVVRGAVPADFCVIAVGGVETAADVQERLEAGATLVQGYTAFLYRGPFWGREINRGLISRGTARA; from the coding sequence ATGTATCCGCTGCTCTTCCGCGCTGTCCTCTCGCGCTTCGACCCCGAGTTCGCCCACCACGCCGGCATGGCGGTGATCCGCGTTCTCGGCGTGCGCCCCCTCTCCTGGGCGACGCGTGCCATGACGCGCCCGGACCCATCGCTGCGTGTCGAGGCTCTCGGTCTCACCTTCCCCTCGCCGTTCGGCATCGCGGCCGGGTTCGATAAGAACGCGGTCGGGGTGCGGGGCCTGGCAGCTCTCGGCTTCGGGCACGTGGAGGTCGGCACGCTCACCGCGATCCCGCAGGAGGGCAACCCCAAGCCGCGTCTGTTCCGTCTCATCGCCGATCGTGCCGTCATCAACCGGATGGGCTTCAACAACGCGGGCGCGGACGCGGCAGCGCGCCGTCTGGCCCGTCTGCGCCGTGGAGCGCCCGACACGGTGGTCGGCGTCAACATCGGCAAGAGTCGGGTGGTGGACGTGGAGAACGCGACGGCCGACTACGTGGCTTCCGCGACTCGTCTCGCCCCGCTCGCCGACTACCTCGCCGTGAACGTGTCGTCTCCCAACACGCCGGGGCTGCGCGGGCTGCAGGCGGTGGAGACCCTCGCCCCGCTCTTGCGGGCGGTCAAGCAGGCCTCCGGTGCCACGCCGCTGCTCGTGAAGATCGCACCGGACCTTCCGGACGAGGAGATCGCGGCGATCGCGCAGCTGGCAGTGGCCGAAGGACTCGCCGGCATCATCGCGAACAACACGACCATCAGCCGAGACGGCCTGCTCTCGGATGCGGCGAAGGTCGAGGCCGCCGGCGCCGGTGGTCTGTCGGGGGCGCCGTTGAAGCGGCGCTCGCTCGAGGTGCTGCGCGTCGTGCGAGGCGCGGTTCCCGCCGACTTCTGCGTGATCGCGGTCGGCGGTGTCGAGACCGCTGCAGACGTGCAGGAGCGTCTGGAAGCCGGCGCCACTCTCGTGCAGGGCTACACGGCGTTCCTGTACCGCGGTCCGTTCTGGGGCCGCGAGATCAACAGGGGACTGATCAGTCGGGGTACTGCCCGCGCTTGA